In a genomic window of Cynocephalus volans isolate mCynVol1 chromosome 1, mCynVol1.pri, whole genome shotgun sequence:
- the PCED1A gene encoding PC-esterase domain-containing protein 1A isoform X2: MVFCLESEEPRRPLRSAMVHFQASEVQQLLHNKFVVILGDSIQRTVYKDLVLLLQRDSLLTAAQLKAKGELSFEQDQLVAGGQLGELHNGTKYREVRQFCSGSGHHLVRFYFLTRVYSEYLEGILEELTYGPAPDLVIINSCLWDLSRYGRCSMESYRENLERVFVRMDQVLPDSCLLLQPLAGSLRRDVVEGNFYSATLAGDHCFDVLDLHFHFRHAVQHRHRDGVHWDQHAHRHLSHLLLTHVADAWGVELPKRDYPPDPWIEDWPETDHPFQGSHRQLPDFGEQLALPLPPPSPLPPPMPFPYPLPQPSPPPLFPPLPQDTPFIPGQPFPPHEFVNYNPMEDFSVPPHLGCGPGVNFVPGPLPPPLPGAIPHGQHWGPVVHRGMPRCVPNSPYYVPRMGGPCRQRLRHSDRLIHTYKLDQRPSPHSGMWPG, translated from the exons ATGGTCTTCTGTCTGGAGAGCGAGGAGCCGCGCCGCCCGCTGCGAAGCGCCATGGTCCACTTTCAAGCCTCGGAAGTCCAGCAGCTGCTACACAACAAGTTCGTGGTCATCTTGGGGGACTCCA TCCAGCGGACTGTGTACAAGGACCTTGTGCTCCTGCTCCAGAGAGACTCTCTGCTCACAGCTGCCCAGCTGAAAGCCAAG GGGGAGCTGAGCTTTGAACAGGACCAGCTGGTGGCTGGGGGCCAGCTGGGCGAGCTGCACAACGGGACAAAGTACCGCGAGGTCCGCCAGTTCTGTTCGGGTTCTGGCCACCACCTTGTGCGCTTCTACTTCCTCACCCGCGTTTACTCTGAGTACCTCGAGGGCATTCTGGAGGAGCTGACATATGGGCCTGCCCCGGACCTGGTGATCATCAACTCCTGCCTCTGGGATCTCTCCAG GTATGGCCGCTGCTCGATGGAGAGCTACCGAGAGAACCTGGAGCGGGTGTTTGTGCGCATGGACCAGGTGTTGCCAGACTCCTGCCTGCTG CTCCAGCCCCTGGCGGGCTCCCTGCGACGGGATGTGGTTGAAGGGAACTTCTATAGCGCTACACTGGCGGGGGACCACTGCTTCGATGTCCTGGACCTCCACTTTCATTTCCGACATGCAGTGCAGCACCGTCATCGAGATGGTGTCCACTGGGATCAGCACGCACACCGCCACCTCTCACACCTGCTACTGACCCATGTGGCCGATGCCTGGGGTGTGGAATTGCCCAAGCGTGACTATCCTCCTG ACCCGTGGATTGAGGACTGGCCAGAGACGGATCATCCATTCCAGGGAAGCCATAGGCAGCTCCCAGACTTCGGGGAGCAGCTGGCCTTGCCCctaccccctccctctcctttgcCCCCTCCCATGCCTTTTCCGTATCCTCTTCCTCAGCCCTCACCACCTCCCTtgttcccacccctgccccaggatACCCCTTTTATCCCAGGCCAGCCCTTCCCACCCCATGAGTTCGTCAATTATAATCCAATGGAGGACTTCTCAGTGCCACCCCACTTAG GATGTGGCCCTGGAGTGAACTTTGTGCCTGGCCCCCTGCCACCTCCACTTCCTGGCGCTATCCCTCATGGTCAGCACTGGGGCCCAGTAGTCCACCGGGGGATGCCACGCTGTGTTCCCAAtagcccctactatgtgccaaggaTGGGGGGTCCCTGCAGGCAGCGGctcagacactcagacagactgATCCACACATACAAACTGGACCAACGACCTTCTCCCCATTCAGGGATGTGGCCTGGGTAG
- the PCED1A gene encoding PC-esterase domain-containing protein 1A isoform X1 produces the protein MVFCLESEEPRRPLRSAMVHFQASEVQQLLHNKFVVILGDSIQRTVYKDLVLLLQRDSLLTAAQLKAKGELSFEQDQLVAGGQLGELHNGTKYREVRQFCSGSGHHLVRFYFLTRVYSEYLEGILEELTYGPAPDLVIINSCLWDLSRYGRCSMESYRENLERVFVRMDQVLPDSCLLVWNMAMPLGERITGGFLLPELQPLAGSLRRDVVEGNFYSATLAGDHCFDVLDLHFHFRHAVQHRHRDGVHWDQHAHRHLSHLLLTHVADAWGVELPKRDYPPDPWIEDWPETDHPFQGSHRQLPDFGEQLALPLPPPSPLPPPMPFPYPLPQPSPPPLFPPLPQDTPFIPGQPFPPHEFVNYNPMEDFSVPPHLGCGPGVNFVPGPLPPPLPGAIPHGQHWGPVVHRGMPRCVPNSPYYVPRMGGPCRQRLRHSDRLIHTYKLDQRPSPHSGMWPG, from the exons ATGGTCTTCTGTCTGGAGAGCGAGGAGCCGCGCCGCCCGCTGCGAAGCGCCATGGTCCACTTTCAAGCCTCGGAAGTCCAGCAGCTGCTACACAACAAGTTCGTGGTCATCTTGGGGGACTCCA TCCAGCGGACTGTGTACAAGGACCTTGTGCTCCTGCTCCAGAGAGACTCTCTGCTCACAGCTGCCCAGCTGAAAGCCAAG GGGGAGCTGAGCTTTGAACAGGACCAGCTGGTGGCTGGGGGCCAGCTGGGCGAGCTGCACAACGGGACAAAGTACCGCGAGGTCCGCCAGTTCTGTTCGGGTTCTGGCCACCACCTTGTGCGCTTCTACTTCCTCACCCGCGTTTACTCTGAGTACCTCGAGGGCATTCTGGAGGAGCTGACATATGGGCCTGCCCCGGACCTGGTGATCATCAACTCCTGCCTCTGGGATCTCTCCAG GTATGGCCGCTGCTCGATGGAGAGCTACCGAGAGAACCTGGAGCGGGTGTTTGTGCGCATGGACCAGGTGTTGCCAGACTCCTGCCTGCTGGTGTGGAACATGGCAATGCCTCTGGGGGAGCGTATCACAGGGGGTTTCCTCCTACCAGAG CTCCAGCCCCTGGCGGGCTCCCTGCGACGGGATGTGGTTGAAGGGAACTTCTATAGCGCTACACTGGCGGGGGACCACTGCTTCGATGTCCTGGACCTCCACTTTCATTTCCGACATGCAGTGCAGCACCGTCATCGAGATGGTGTCCACTGGGATCAGCACGCACACCGCCACCTCTCACACCTGCTACTGACCCATGTGGCCGATGCCTGGGGTGTGGAATTGCCCAAGCGTGACTATCCTCCTG ACCCGTGGATTGAGGACTGGCCAGAGACGGATCATCCATTCCAGGGAAGCCATAGGCAGCTCCCAGACTTCGGGGAGCAGCTGGCCTTGCCCctaccccctccctctcctttgcCCCCTCCCATGCCTTTTCCGTATCCTCTTCCTCAGCCCTCACCACCTCCCTtgttcccacccctgccccaggatACCCCTTTTATCCCAGGCCAGCCCTTCCCACCCCATGAGTTCGTCAATTATAATCCAATGGAGGACTTCTCAGTGCCACCCCACTTAG GATGTGGCCCTGGAGTGAACTTTGTGCCTGGCCCCCTGCCACCTCCACTTCCTGGCGCTATCCCTCATGGTCAGCACTGGGGCCCAGTAGTCCACCGGGGGATGCCACGCTGTGTTCCCAAtagcccctactatgtgccaaggaTGGGGGGTCCCTGCAGGCAGCGGctcagacactcagacagactgATCCACACATACAAACTGGACCAACGACCTTCTCCCCATTCAGGGATGTGGCCTGGGTAG